The genomic segment CAGGAATTTGATGCAACATCGTAACTACAGTTCAACAGTAGGATTTACAAAGATGCTTTACAAACATCTTTTTACACTTTTTCCTTTAATTTATTCAAACACTAATGAAAATCTATGTCAACTAACTCGAGCAAAATAATTAAACTAGGCAGATATACTAGTACAGATCGGTGGAAATAAGGCAACTATTAGTTACAGGTAAAAAGTTTACAATAAGAGCTTTTGCTCCTTCTGCCATCTAATAAGCATACTTCTGCCTTCACGTACTAAAGTATTGAAGGGTAAAGAGCAAGAGCGCGATCGCTTCAGTACATGAATTAATAACCAAAGACATTTAGGGTAGGCATCAAAAACTAACTAAAGATAAAATAGAAACAAACAGACCAAAGGCGGTGTGTATGGTAACCCAACTTGGTGAAACCAAATTAGCTTATGAACTGGTCATATCGTGGGAAGCCTTGCCCAAAGATTTTCAATTAGAGGATGAACCAGTGGAAAACACAGGTCAGCCATTGTTGGCTGGTGCATTACGTGAAAGTTTAGAAATCGGTGATTTCATCCAACCTCAAATGTTAATTGCGTCCAATTTTGGTCTGTGCGCGACGGTGAACGGGCAATTGATTGTGAAAGCGCCAGATTGGGTTTATGTTCCCTCTGTCAACCAAGTGATAGGAGAACGCAGAAGCTATACACCCAATTTAGAGGGGGATATACCTGCAGTCGTCATGGAATTTTTATCTGAGGAGCAGGGAGAAGAGTATTCGGTAAAGCGAACCTATCCACCAGGAAAATGGTTTTTTTACGAGCAAATTTTACAAGTACCTGTGTATGTTATTTTTGATCCAGATGGTGGGTTGTTAGAATTTTATCAACTGGAAAATAGACGCTACGAATTAAAGCAACCAGATGAAAATGGTCGTCATTGGATTGATTCAGTAGGTTTATACTTAGGGACGTGGCAAGGAACAAAAGAAGCCAGAACTGGATATTGGTTGCGGTGGTGGGATCGGACAGGTAATTTGTTACCTTGGGCAGTGGAAGTGATTGAACAAGAGCGTCAACGCGCCGAACAAGAGCGTCAACGCGCCGAACAAGAGCGTCAGCAAAAAGAACGGCTGCTTGCTTATTTGCAATCTCAAGGTATCGATCCAAATAATTTGCCCACAGATTAAAGATCATTCAAATCCCCTACCTTAAAGTATGGGGATTAACCAAAACGATGCAGTGTCATTAGATTCTATATCTTTAAACTGCTAGACACTGAATTTGATAGGTGTAAAGATTTCCAAAAATGGAGAACTTGCTCTGCCACAAGCTGAGGTTGAAAGAAATGAAAGAAATGCTTTCCTTCTGGGCATTTCCACAAGCGATCGCCCTCTTTCAAATAAAGTTGCCATCCACACAGATCGTCGATTTCTACAACGATGTCGTCTAAACTTCCACAGACCATTAAAGGAACAGGAACAGAACTCCGAGGAACACAAAGTCTTTGAAATAGCGAGTGTGGTGAAAGAGAGGAATTCAAATCTTGCCTTAGTATTTGTGTTAGACGTTTATTGGTAAATTCTGCATGATATCCAAACAAGTTGTAAGCCATGGATCTAAGAATTTGCTGGCGACTAGAGAATGGGAGATGAGCATAGTAATGAACGTGCCAATTAACAGCTGCATCAACGCCTACAGCCAATAGAGTGAGAGATTTTACTTTTTCAGGATATCGATCTGCATAAAACAGTCCTAACAATCCTCCCGTACTATGACCGATCAGATGTACGGGTTGAGTGCAAGATTGGAGATAATCATGCAACAACATCACTGCAAATGAAAGTGGGCTTGCTTCGTCCTCAGTTTGAGAGTAATCCCAACTAGCAATTGTCATGTGATGTGACAAATAAGATAGCAGTGGCTGAGAAAAGCATTGCAAACTAGGGCTTGTATTTAACCAAACGACATCGGGCGATTGAAACATGAGATTTGCCTGCAAGTAAATTATCACAAGAATTGTGAGTGGTTAGTTGTTGATTGCTCGTTCTTCCACTAACCACTGACCCTTCAGGTATCTCCTGTGTCCCCTATGTCCTATGCCCTTCGGATACACTACGCGATGCGAAGCTTTGCCCGCAGGACTATACGCCAGTTGGGCACAGGAGAAAAACGCTCCTATGGCAATGAGGGTGCCACGTGCTATCAGCACTGGTCTCACTACCTACTTTCTTTGGACTCACCACTCACTACTAACCACTATCCATGACACACCACACTCTTTCTTCAGTTGACTGAGCAAACTTTAATGCGCTGGTCTGTCATGTTAGAGTGATTATCTTCATCAAGAGCTAAACGTACACCTTCGCCTTGCCACGGGGAGGGTTGGAGAAGGTGTACTTCATTGAAAGGCAAAGCGCTGTGTGCTGCATCTTCAATTAAATTGAAGTATTAGCTTGCAGCTAAAGTATTCAGCCTATTCAACACTAGATAGGCAAAGATAGCTCTACCAATTTCATCAATCAAAAAGCCTCCGGTAAATTGGCTCTATCTTTGGGTAGTTCGGAGAGTCTCTAGCACTCCAAAAACTACTTCCACTAAAGTGAATTGCGTAGTTATTTGCGTTTGCTTTTGATAAGAAGCACTACTGTCAATCGATAAGCTCATGGTCAATTTAATAATTTACCCGTTAGGTTGGCTGAGCGGTTGACTGAGCGAAAATTGCCAGCCCACCAAGGAGTGCCAGCAAAGCCATGCTTCACGGACAGCAAACTCGTAGAAACAATTGCCATTTTACTTAAAATACCTTTCTTGAGAATTTTATTCAACAACTATAAGTGACAGTTTACTATAAAATCTCTATTAATGAAAGATATTTTCATTAATATTTCCTCATGCTGAGCTATTCTTGCGTTGAGTTAGCAGTTAGTTGTGTCAAAACCTTCCTCAGTATTCCGCAATGGGTTATGACACTCTAGAACAAGTTCTAAATTTAGAAGTTTGACCGTAAATTAGGTTGAAAGTAGTGCAAAAGGGCGATCGCCTGACTATTGAAGTGCAATCACAAAGTAGCAACACCTTTGCGCTATCAGCACAAGTAGCAAGAATTAGGCGATCGCCAACCTATACTAAAAATTACCTGGGATAAATGTGCTGTCTGGGTGCTATTCCTGGATTGACGATCGCAGCCAACTCTTCTTCAGACAACTTGCTTAGCTCATTTTCCAATTCTTCCACTGTGAAGTCATAGCCACGCTCTTTAGCAATTTTAATAAAAACTGCTGGCTCAGATGCGGCTTTGATTCTTTCCTTTAACGCTCGATCTTGTTTGACGATACTTAAAAATCGGGTTGCATTGTTCTGTGACATGACAGTCCATCCCCTGGTTTCAATTTCAGATTTCCGTGTAATTAATTTAGCGTTTTTTGTTTCGGCAAATTTTAGCTAACCCGTCAAAAGCCCCCCACTTACTCCGAAACAAA from the Tolypothrix bouteillei VB521301 genome contains:
- a CDS encoding Uma2 family endonuclease, giving the protein MVTQLGETKLAYELVISWEALPKDFQLEDEPVENTGQPLLAGALRESLEIGDFIQPQMLIASNFGLCATVNGQLIVKAPDWVYVPSVNQVIGERRSYTPNLEGDIPAVVMEFLSEEQGEEYSVKRTYPPGKWFFYEQILQVPVYVIFDPDGGLLEFYQLENRRYELKQPDENGRHWIDSVGLYLGTWQGTKEARTGYWLRWWDRTGNLLPWAVEVIEQERQRAEQERQRAEQERQQKERLLAYLQSQGIDPNNLPTD
- a CDS encoding Nif11-like leader peptide family natural product precursor, which codes for MSQNNATRFLSIVKQDRALKERIKAASEPAVFIKIAKERGYDFTVEELENELSKLSEEELAAIVNPGIAPRQHIYPR
- a CDS encoding alpha/beta fold hydrolase gives rise to the protein MFQSPDVVWLNTSPSLQCFSQPLLSYLSHHMTIASWDYSQTEDEASPLSFAVMLLHDYLQSCTQPVHLIGHSTGGLLGLFYADRYPEKVKSLTLLAVGVDAAVNWHVHYYAHLPFSSRQQILRSMAYNLFGYHAEFTNKRLTQILRQDLNSSLSPHSLFQRLCVPRSSVPVPLMVCGSLDDIVVEIDDLCGWQLYLKEGDRLWKCPEGKHFFHFFQPQLVAEQVLHFWKSLHLSNSVSSSLKI